One Spinacia oleracea cultivar Varoflay chromosome 4, BTI_SOV_V1, whole genome shotgun sequence DNA segment encodes these proteins:
- the LOC110787412 gene encoding uncharacterized protein, protein MIICCLLFVSDIVLSPPQQQVMAGYNTVNVVDPQHQVGGSNVRACVGQMSGTLIYPQHNYNNGAPMQNYQASATRVGGGVATNLFPQSQVRMSVGGIRMSKDGDGLIGSQDPCVMPLSQNMSGVQMSQISSNVGGVHMSQNLSGQGIFHMSQNQSGTQMSQNAGNIRYFTGNVGGTFEGSGNQFIQGGNGNHNFQGTPGFQGDGSDINYQRTDKYQCFAGNNSNQVQRNRNHTFHGSRTPIFTQDLLSCHDLTKN, encoded by the exons ATGATtatttgttgtttgttgtttgtaAGTGATATTGTGTTGTCCCCTCCCCAACAGCAGGTAATGGCTGGGTATAATACGGTGAATGTAGTGGATCCGCAACATCAAGTTGGAGGAAGCAATGTCCGTGCTTGTGTAGGTCAGATGAGTGGGACTCTTATATATCCGCAACACAACTACAACAATGGAGCACCCATGCAAAACTATCAG GCATCTGCTACTAGAGTAGGAGGTGGTGTTGCTACAAATTTGTTTCCACAGTCTCAAGTTCGCATGTCCGTCGGTGGGATTCGTATGTCCAAAGATGGGGATGGTTTGATAGGGTCTCAAGATCCATGTGTTATGCCCCTGTCACAAAACATGAGTGGAGTTCAAATGTCCCAAATATCTTCAAATGTAGGTGGTGTTCATATGTCACAAAACCTAAGCGGACAGGGAATTTTTCATATGTCACAAAACCAAAGTGGAACTCAAATGTCCCAAAACGCAGGCAACATTAGGTACTTCACCGGCAACGTAGGTGGAACCTTTGAAGGATCCGGAAATCAGTTTATACAGGGAGGCAATGGTAACCACAATTTTCAAGGTACTCCAGGTTTTCAAGGTGACGGTAGTGACATAAACTATCAACGCACAGATAAATATCAATGCTTTGCTGGAAATAATAGCAACCAGGTTCAACGCAACAGAAATCATACATTTCATGGAAGTCGTACTCCTATATTCACACAAGACCTATTGAGTTGTCATGACTTGACGAAGAACTAA
- the LOC130472084 gene encoding protein FAR1-RELATED SEQUENCE 6-like, whose amino-acid sequence MKVVDNQLDEDSLDEHWDLLGDEDDEVEGDEGDEGEGDESDEGDEGDEGHEVDEDVDEDVDDGVEDGNDYEVIDDYDEELDAGDELDEEVFVANDDDLNEDTELDEVVGDLGNGEGGEGRSSAVYSTPIKKTKGTNGPVMATPVVGMSFSSWEAMNNYYRLYGEQQGFGVVCVGGSISSKERKESGKESGKSKSLKSYVWRCECYGRTTYRRMINGKKVTCFEEPMVKKKSKKCNCPVMLYGSRTSENNWVVKTVVNEHMNYNPTPIKSNHISMYRVKKITDVLLKNMENDHDSGTPIAQIFNNLAGRRNGVENIGFSKKDIHNVLNKRMRLRLRDGDAAAMINYLDKMTKDNQNFFHLHRLDKGGKLQDVMWVDARSRAAYQYFGDVVCFDSTYLTNKYELPFSNFVGVNHHGQTILLGCALLSHENAETFVWLFRAWLSCMGGKAPAAIMTDQDAAMRKAIRIVIPMPHTRHRWCMWHIMQKFSRKLGSLTDYPQIKVALQNVIYISLSPEEFEEGWAEAIKKYKLEVCVDDTNKDTNKDTKQSSKWLQVLYKQRDMWIPAYVKHIFWAGMQTTQRVESINSFFDRYLKNNTRLYQFAPRYCKAMESRANDERAADVNCSRFTRPLVGEFAYERKCQKVYTDAKFVEVQVQCTRVCYVTPVSKKDISDVEVEHTVSDRVWIWSKFLKKEISLGGPKRTYVVLFNKETLFGKCDCKYFECHGIICRHIIKVLDMENVVTVPASYIMDRWRKDIQRKHTLVKVAYHDPEKTEEINRYDKIMNAVEPAALLGSQNEQKLDIMLEMVRAAMLRMDVSDVVTAEVADNEGGAASVLNRRGSDGPPTPGSVNKPPNSSREESPCHSPPIIAKDPVPRGGVKAHRPREKRFIPPGENTKPDKKQVRKNKKGVAEDAPPEQPATNLPVPFKQPMDPVAMNPDYTGHQGIKYGNAQNNFHPGWPNQFVSS is encoded by the exons ATGAAGGTTGTTGATAATCAACTGGATGAAGATTCTTTAGATGAGCATTGGGATTTACTTGGTGATGAGGATGATGAGGTTGAGGGTGATGAGGGTGATGAGGGTGAGGGTGATGAGAGTGATGAGGGTGATGAGGGTGATGAGGGTCATGAGGTTGATGAGGATGTTGATGAAGATGTTGATGATGGGGTTGAAGATGGTAATGATTACGAAGTAATTGATGATTATGATGAGGAACTGGATGCAGGTGATGAATTGGATGAAGAAGTATTTGTGGCAAATGATGATGACCTTAATGAGGATACGGAGTTGGATGAGGTTGTTGGAGATTTAGGTAATGGGGAAGGTGGAGAAGGAAGAAGTTCTGCAGTTTATAGTACCCCTATTAAGAAGACAAAAGGTACAAATGGTCCGGTCATGGCGACCCCTGTTGTTGGTATGAGTTTTAGTAGTTGGGAAGCTATGAATAACTATTATCGTTTGTATGGGGAGCAACAAGGATTTGGTGTAGTTTGTGTTGGTGGAAGTATATCTAGCAAAGAAAGGAAAGAAAGTGGCAAAGAAAGTGGGAAATCAAAATCCCTTAAGAGCTATGTATGGAGGTGTGAATGTTATGGGAGAACCACTTACCGGCGCATGATTAATGGGAAAAAAGTGACTTGTTTTGAAGAACCAATGGTTAAGAAGAAGTCGAAGAAGTGTAATTGCCCTGTGATGTTGTATGGTTCTCGTACCAGTGAGAATAACTGGGTTGTGAAGACTGTTGTAAACGAACACATGAACTATAACCCTACGCCAATCAAGTCTAATCATATTTCGATGTATAGGGTGAAAAAGATTACAGATGTCTTATTGAAAAATATGGAAAATGATCATGATTCAGGGACGCCCATTGCACAGATTTTCAACAACTTAGCAGGAAGAAGGAATGGGGTTGAGAATATAGGATTTTCGAAGAAAGATATTCATAATGTTTTGAATAAGAGGATGAGACTGAGGCTTAGGGATGGTGATGCTGCAGCAATGATCAACTACTTAGATAAAATGACCAAGGATAACCAAAACTTTTTCCATCTGCACCGGTTAGATAAAGGAGGAAAGTTGCAGGACGTAATGTGGGTGGATGCTCGTAGCAGAGCGGCGTATCAGTATTTTGGTGATGTTGTATGTTTTGACTCGACCTACTTGACAAACAAGTATGAGTTGCCGTTCTCGAACTTTGTGGGGGTAAATCATCATGGACAAACTATATTGTTAGGATGTGCGTTATTGTCCCATGAAAATGCAGAGACCTTTGTGTGGTTGTTTAGGGCTTGGTTGTCATGTATGGGAGGAAAAGCTCCAGCCGCAATAATGACTGACCAAGATGCAGCAATGAGGAAGGCAATTCGAATAGTGATTCCAATGCCACATACCCGACATCGGTGGTGCATGTGGCACATTATGCAAAAGTTCAGCCGGAAACTTGGTTCTCTTACAGATTATCCCCAAATTAAAGTGGCGTTACAGAATGTAATCTACATCAGTTTATCACCAGAAGAGTTCGAGGAAGGTTGGGCTGAAgcaattaaaaaatataagCTGGAGGTATGTGTTGATGACACAAACAAGGACACAAACAAGGACACAAAGCAAAGCTCTAAGTGGCTTCAAG TTCTGTACAAGCAGAGAGATATGTGGATACCGGCGTATGTCAAACATATATTTTGGGCAGGGATGCAGACGACTCAGCGGGTTGAAAGCATAAATAGTTTTTTCGACAGGTACCTGAAGAACAACACGAGATTGTATCAGTTTGCTCCTAGATATTGCAAGGCCATGGAGAGTAGGGCGAATGATGAAAGAGCTGCGGATGTGAATTGTAGCCGTTTTACAAGGCCCTTGGTTGGGGAGTTTGCGTATGAGAGAAAATGTCAGAAAGTATATACGGATGCGAAGTTTGTTGAAGTTCAGGTCCAGTGCACGCGGGTATGTTATGTGACCCCTGTTAGTAAAAAAGACATTTCTGATGTAGAGGTAGAGCATACCGTCTCCGATAGAGTGTGGATATGGTCGAAGTTTTTAAAAAAGGAAATATCTTTGGGTGGCCCTAAGCGTACTTATGTGGTATTGTTCAACAAAGAAACCTTATTTGGGAAGTGTGACTGTAAATACTTTGAGTGCCACGGCATTATTTGTAGGCATATAataaaagtgttagacatggaGAATGTGGTAACAGTTCCTGCATCATACATTATGGATCGATGGAGGAAAGATATTCAACGTAAGCACACCCTTGTGAAGGTAGCTTATCATGATCCTGAGAAAACAGAGGAAATTAATCGGTATGACAAAATTATGAATGCAGTAGAACCTGCTGCTTTACTTGGGTCCCAGAATGAGCAAAAACTTGACATAATGCTTGAGATGGTTCGGGCTGCTATGTTACGGATGGATGTAAGTGACGTAGTGACAGCAGAAGTGGCCGATAATGAAGGCGGTGCAGCATCCGTCCTTAACAGAAGGGGCAGTGACGGACCACCAACGCCTGGGTCGGTTAATAAACCGCCTAATAGTTCTAGAGAAGAAAGCCCTTGTCATTCACCACCCATTATTGCCAAAGATCCTGTTCCGCGAGGTGGGGTAAAGGCTCATAGGCCTCGTGAGAAACGTTTTATCCCTCCTGGTGAGAATACAAAGCCAGATAAAAAGCAAGTACGGAAAAACAAGAAAGGCGTGGCTGAAGATGCTCCTCCTGAACAACCTGCTACTAATCTTCCTGTACCTTTTAAACAACCTATGGATCCGGTAGCTATGAATCCTGATTACACCGGGCACCAAGGAATAAAGTACGGTAACGCACAGAACAACTTCCATCCCGGCTGGCCAAATCAATTTGTAAGTTCCTGA